In Asticcacaulis sp. SL142, the sequence TGAGGCCAGTTGTTGCCGCAAGTCATTGGCCCCGACCTGCTCCAACAAGCGATCACGCTCCGCAGATAAGCTGGCAATATCGTTTACAAGATCTTGTTCACGTTTAGAAAAGGCTGCGTTCAAAGAACTTATCTGATCGAGCATGATGTCGTTTTCCAGAATTATGGTCATGAAGATTGCCTGGCATCCAATTCTATAGGTTCGGACAGCACACCCCATACAGATGGCGCGGCGGGTCGATAATCATCAACGCTTTTAACACTTTCAATATATCGTGCACTTACGCGACTCAAACTAAATCCGAGTAAGCGTGTATCAGGGCTGCCGTTAATCTGATTTGGGCTTACAAGATGTGTCTGTTTAAAACCAATGACCAATTCTGGTTGCTGAGATAAAATTTCAAAAGACACTGTTTGCGGTTCCGAATTCATAGTACGAAAAAGGACATACCCTGTTGCATAGTCGCCTACAGATATTTTTAAAACTGGGGCAGATAACGAAGCCCCGTCATAAATACCTATTTCCATTTCCAAAACTATTCGAGCATATGACGAGGCGCCTACACTTACAGGAATAACAAGTTCTGATACCACGCTGCCTGACCATATTCCCCAGTGCTCGCTAGCATGGAAACCACTCCTGAAGTAGTGACCGCTTTGACGTGATGATATGGGCAAGGTCCAATTTTGCGAAAGGGAAAGGGGCTTATCAAGGACACCAAGTGCTATACCTTGTGTTTCCGCCAGCGCTACAGATACGTCTAGTTTTTGGTCATGTATTGATGGCGTTCCTGTAAAAGCAGATGCCAATAGTTTGACTTCATTTTCATCAGAGCTAACTGATGGCAAAATTGTTCGCACGGACGGTTCAATTTTGATTTCATATTGCAACGCCCTAAATGCCCAAGCATCCAAGCTATTACGAACCAGGTTATCCCCTAAAAAGAAAGCGCCCTTTTCGTGCAATTCAGAAACGTCTCCTTTTCCTATCAACGCCTTCCAAAAAGTCTCAGTGAGGATTGAGTGACCTAAAAAATGCATAGGGTGTTCAATGCCTTGACTCGACAACTTGAGTCTTGGGTCAGATATCAAAAACTGCGTATCATGTCCTATAGCCTGAGCTTCAACACCCAAAGACGACGACAGGGTTATGATCGCAGGAATATCAGGATTGGAAAATAATAACCCGTAGCTATTACCCCTCATGGAGATAACAGTTTTGCCAAGTCGGCTACGTAAAAATTCTGTGATGTGGCTGCTGTTAGACCTGCCTGGATGCTCCAGGAATGCTACGGTATTATATGGTTTTAGCCGTTCACTTAACACCCCAGCATAATCTTGCCAGGTGGCAAAGGTACCATCCTTAATAACAACACTATCAGCGGATGTTTGCCCGATTAGCAAGGGGATACCATCAGGTAAATGACAAGCGGGGTGCTGCGATCTCATAAAAAAAGCTTTAAACCGACTGACCTGGGTGGATATCTCCGATGGATCGAACTGTAAATTAGCGAGACATGACTCTATCTGTGGGCAATTGGATGTTGCTCCAAAGGCGAGGTCTTTCAAAAATCTTAGAGGATGAATAAATAGATTTATGTATCTTTTGCTATCAGTATGCAGCCGATTTCGAATAGAGGGCGGCATTTCAAAACCAACTACTAAATCCTGATTTAATAGTTGGTCATAAAGGCTCGCAAATAATATGGGCGAAGCGGCCTCATAATTTTTAGCCCAAGCACTCTCAGAATTTATGATATAATTTTCATAGGCCTCAGCACTACCAAAACACGCTTGAAAAAGTTCTGGGTCTTCAGGCGCATTCACTAATGAAAGTTCCACATCTCCGCTACTGATCAGAGCTTTTTGGATCAATTCATAACACCACCTAAGGTTACGGTTCTGGAAGTTAGAAACTTCGCTTTTTCCGGGTTTGAAACGGTAAAGGTCGCAGGTTATAGCGACACGAATTTTACTCTTTACCATAATTATTCCGTTCATACGATTCGGCTAACGCCTTTTTGAAGGTATATATTTACGTCTAAGATATAAAAATAATTTGGCAACCTACAAATCCAATAGCTCTTGAAAAGCATTCTTAACTCCTCGCATATCACGCTTGTATTGGGAAAAATCCTTGGCTCAACAGCGTAGAACCGATATACGCCCAAGGGAATTCAGGAGCCCAGATAATGCAATTATTCGCTGATACCGCCGACACCAAGGTGCTGGCTGAACTTATGGAAACCGGTCTGATCGACGGGGTCACGACCAACCCGACCATTATCGCCAAGTCCGGCCGCAATATGTTTGAGGTCATTAAGGAAATCTGCGACCTGGTGCCCGGCCCGATCTCAGCCGAAGTGGTATCAAACGACGCCAAAAACATGATATTAGAGGGCGAAAAACTGGCCAAGATCGCCACTAACGTCGTGGTCAAGGTGCCGCTCACCGTTGAGGGCCTCAAAGCCACCAAGGAATTGTCGGCGCAAGGGCTGATGACCAATGTGACCCTATGTTTTTCGGTCTCTCAGGCCATGCTGGCCGCCAAGGCGGGCGCGACCTTTGTGTCGCCGTTCATTGGCCGTCTGGATGATCACGGCGCCGACGGTATGGGCCTGATCCACGATATTCGTCAGCTTTATGACATGCATGAGTTTGACACTGAGATTCTGGCGGCGTCTGTGCGCAATTCAAAGCATGTCGCCGATGCGGCGCTTGCCGGTGCCGATTGTGCCACCCTGCCGCCGTCGGTGTTTATGGAGCTGTTCAAGCATCCGCTGACCGATAAGGGCCTGGATGCCTTTATGAAGGATTGGGCCTCGACGGGTCAGTCGATACTGTAATTTAAAAAGCCGCCTGAGACGATCAGGCGGCTTTTTCTATAGCCGCAACCGTCGCTTCAAAGGCCAGTTGAGTTGAGGTATGGCGGGCCGGGAAATCCTTGACCGATTTCAGGATCACCAGATCGGCAAAGCGGTCAGGGAATGTGGCGTCCTCGCCCTTAAGCATGGCTTTAAGCGCATCGCGGGCGGCGGTGATTTCCGCGGTCGTCGCCCCAATCACATGCTGGCTGAGGATGGCCGCGCTTGCCTGCCCCAGGGCGCAGGCTTCGACATCGTGAGCAAAATCGGCCACCACATCGCCGTCCATTTTGACATCCACGACGATATGACTGCCGCACAGTTTTGAGGCGCGCTCGGCGGTGCCGTCGGGGGCTTCAAGCCGCCCGACGTGCATGAGTTGCGTCGTGCGTTTCAGGATTTCGCGGGAATAAAGTTCGTCGATCATGAACTTGAAATCGTGCCTTCCACGCGGTTTTTCAAGGCCGTAGCCATGGCTTCAAACCCTTTGCGTAGATGCGGGCGGTAAAGCTTGCCCTCGCGTTCCGAGAAATACCCGCCGAACAGGGCACCTACCGCAAAGCTGGAGCCGGTTTTCGACAGTTCTTCCATCTCGAAATAGCGGGTCAGGCTGCCTTCCCAAAAGCGCTTGGGCACGCCGATATGCAGGTGTGACATCGGCGACCAGTCGGACAGGAAACCCTTGACCTCCCAATCGCCCAGACCTTCGTAATGCTCAATGACGTGGAACGGCCCGCCGAATTTCAGGGTCGCTTCGGCATGTTTATGGATCGGTGACCATTGCGGCCAGTTGTTGATGTCGGCAATGACCTCATAGACGTGATCGACCGGGGCGGCGATGCCGATGCGATATTCAACCTTTACAGCCACAGCTATACTCCTGCCTTGAGTTTCCAGGTCGCACCCGTGGGTGAATCCATCACCTCGACCTTGAGCGCGTTCAGTTCATCACGGATGCGGTCGGCCTCGGCCCAGTTTTTGGCGGCGCGGGCCTCTGTGCGGGCGACCAGCAAGGCCTCGACCTTAGCAGTCAGATCGTCCGACGCACCGCCTTTGAACCAAATTTCGGGGTCTTGTTGGAGGATGCCGAGAATATCAGCAGCCTGCTTAATAGATGCACGCAACCAAGCCATATACTTGTCTCTTGGTTCACTAGAGCTTAGTTCGCGTTCGAGCGCCGAAGCTGCCTCAAAGATGACTGCAAGCTGTTGCGGAGTATTGAGATCATCCAAAAGCGGCCACAAATTAACTTCCGCTTGCTGCTCCGCGGGATAAAAGCCGTGGTCCATAGGATCACGACTAGCGGTCTCTTCCATCAAGGCATTCAGGTGAACTGTACGCCGCCATAGGCCATAGAGACGATCCAGATTTTTCTTACTCTGCTCCAGCAGTTCAGGCGTCCAGTTGAGGGGCGAGCGATAGTGACCACTCAACAAAGCCCAGCGGATTACCTCACCCGGATATTGTTTGGTCAGATCGTGGACCAGAACCACATTGCCAAGCGACTTCGACATCTTCTCGCCGGACATATCGAGAAAACCATTGTGCATCCAGTAGCGAGCATAGGCCGCCGGATCGTCATGACCGTGGGTGGCGCAGGACTGCGCAATCTCATTGGTATGGTGCGGGAAAATCAGATCCTGACCGCCGCCATGAATATCAATCGGCAGGGTCAGCACCGCTTCGCTCATGGCGGAGCATTCAATATGCCAGCCCGGCCGCCCCGGCAGAACCTCTCCGGTTTCAGGGTTGCGTGGCCCCGGCCAGACCGGCTCACCGGGCTTTGACGGCTTCCACAACACAAAATCGGCGGCATCGTCCTTGTTTTCAGCCACTTCGACCCGCGCGCCGGCAATCATATCATCCAATGATCGCCCCGACAGCTTGCCATAGCGGCCTGAGCCGGCGTCATAATCGGCCACGCGGAACAGCACTTCGCCATCGTCGGTGACATAGGCCGCTTGGCGTTCGATCAGTTTTTCAATCATCGCCACCATGTCGGGCATGTGATCGGTCGCGCGCGGCTGGTAGGTCGGCGGCAGGGCGTTTAATGCCGCCATATCGGCATTATAGATATCGGCAAATTTATTAGTGATGACGGAGATATCGACGCCCTCATCCATCGCCTTTTTGTTTATCTTATCGTCAACATCGGTGATGTTGCGAGCGTAGATGACATGCTGTTCGCCGTAGATATGGCGCAGCAGGCGATAGAGCACATCGAACACCACGACCGGGCGGGCATTACCGATATGGGCGTAGTTATATACCGTCGGCCCACAGACATAGAGCGTGACCCGCTCCGGATTTTTCGGTTCAAACTCGCGCTTTTTCCGCTCAAGCGTGTCGTAGATCGTTAGTTTCATAAGCCAGACTTAAGTAGGATATAAGTATTTTTCGGTTGTAATAACCGCCATTCGCCCCATATAGACGCGGTTAGGTCATGACTGCACGTAAATTTTGGCGCTGATTTCATCTAAATAGGCGCGCTTTGCGTAAGTTCATAGACCGCAGAGGGATGCCACGCGTCATTCCGGGCCCGTCGGTCCGGCGCCACTCGGCCCTCATAGAGAGATGTAATGGACAGTTTTGACCCCAATCATGGCACCGTGTCTGAAAACGCCGCCAATGATCTTACCCCGACCCCCAAAGCGCACCCCGCCCGCCCCAGCCGGGATGAAGCTCTGGCCGCCGTACGCACGCTTTTGGCCTGGGCCGGTGACGACCCCACCCGCGAAGGCCTGATCGATACGCCCAAGCGCGTTGTCGATGCCTACAATGAGTGGTTCCAGGGCTACACCGCTGACCCGAAGAAGGAGCTTTCGCGCACCTTTGAGGACGTGCAGGGCTATAATGACATGGTCATGCTGCGCGATATCGACGTCGAAAGCCACTGCGAGCACCATATGGCACCGTTTCTGGGCAAGGCCTATGTCGCCTATGTCCCGACCGATAAGGTGGTAGGGATTTCCAAAATCGCCCGCGTCGTCGAAATCTACGCCAAGCGCCTGCAGACTCAGGAAACCCTGACCAAGCAGATCACCGAAGCCTTGCAGGAATCTCTGAATCCGGAAGGAATCGCTATCCTGATTGACGCCGAGCATCAGTGCATGACCACCCGCGGCGTGCACCACAAACACGTCTCGACCATCACCACCAGCTTTACGGGCGTGTTTGAGACCAATCTGGCGCTGCAGGAACGCTTTATCCGCCTAAGCCAGTCACGGTAAGCGGGCGCGGTAATTATAAAGTTTTTATGAATTAAACGCCCCGCTGATTATTCTGCGGGGCGTTTGTATTTAAGGGCTTGCGCACTCCGATTAAAATAATTTAATCTCATCACATGAGGTTACAGATATAGGGCTTTATGGGCTTTACAAACGCCTGTTAATTATCCTAAATCGCAAACCTGAGATTTACGACGCCCCGCAGGCTTAAGCCACACGGGCTTTTAGGGAGTGTGCATATGGGCGCGAAGCTCGGTGGCGGTGGCGGTTCACGCTATACTGTCGAACAGAATTCTGACATCAACGTGACGCCCTTCGTGGACATCATGCTGGTTCTGCTGATTATCTTCATGGTGTCGGCACCTATGGCGACCGTGTCGATCAAGCTGGACTTGCCGCCCGCATCGGCACCGCTGAACCCGCTCGAAGAAAAGAAAGACCCTGTGTTCGTGTCCATTCAGGACAAGGACACCTATTATGTCGGCACTAAGCAGGTGACCATCGAAACTCTGGCCGCTGATCTAGCCGCGGCTCTGGCCAGCCCGAACCCGACCGATGAGCGCGTTCTGGTGCGCGCCCAACCGGACGTTGAATACGAAGAGTTCATGAAGGTTCTGAACGAGCTTCAGGAAAATGGTTACTTCAAGATCGGCCTGATCAACGAAGACATTTCGTAATTCATTCAGATCATTGAATGATAAGTTTAAGCGCCGGAAGCCATCTTCCGGCGCTTTTTCGATTAAGCTGCACATATGACACCCCAAGACGCCCAAGACGAAGACATTGATGACGATCTGCTGGAGGCTTCGGCGCAAAGCGACGGGCAGGTTGTTGACCTCGTTCTTACGTCCGATGCCGCCGGAGAGCGGCTGGATCGTGCCCTGATGGCAGTTCTGGGTGAGGCAGCCCCCGATATTTCACGCGCGCGCTTACAAGCCCTCATTGCCGGAGGCCGCCTGACCTTTGAGGGCCACCTCATCCCTGACGGCAAGCATAAGGCCAAGGCCGGTCAGTACAGCCTGACCATACCCGCGCCGATTGCCGCGCTTCCGCAGCCTCAAAACCTGCCGATTGAGATTCTTTATGAAGATGCCCATCTGATTGTGGTCGTCAAACCCTCTGGCATGGCCGCGCACCCGGCACCGGGGACGCCAGACGGCACGCTGGTCAACGCCCTGCTCCATCACTGCGGCGACACATTATCCGGCATAGGCGGGGTGCTGCGCCCCGGCATTGTCCACCGCCTCGATAAGGACACGTCGGGCGTTATGGTCGCCGCCAAATCCGATGCCGCCCATCACGGCCTAAGCGCGCTATTTGCCAAACACGACATCGGCCGCGCCTATCTGGCGATCGTGCGCGGTACGCCCAAGGCCACAAAGGGCACCGTCACCACCCAGATCGGCCGCTCCCACCATGACCGCAAGAAAATGGCGGTGCTTAAGGCCGGCGGCCGCGAAGCCACCACCCATTACACGGTTCAGGCAAGCTTTGGC encodes:
- the fsa gene encoding fructose-6-phosphate aldolase, with protein sequence MQLFADTADTKVLAELMETGLIDGVTTNPTIIAKSGRNMFEVIKEICDLVPGPISAEVVSNDAKNMILEGEKLAKIATNVVVKVPLTVEGLKATKELSAQGLMTNVTLCFSVSQAMLAAKAGATFVSPFIGRLDDHGADGMGLIHDIRQLYDMHEFDTEILAASVRNSKHVADAALAGADCATLPPSVFMELFKHPLTDKGLDAFMKDWASTGQSIL
- a CDS encoding iron-sulfur cluster assembly scaffold protein — encoded protein: MIDELYSREILKRTTQLMHVGRLEAPDGTAERASKLCGSHIVVDVKMDGDVVADFAHDVEACALGQASAAILSQHVIGATTAEITAARDALKAMLKGEDATFPDRFADLVILKSVKDFPARHTSTQLAFEATVAAIEKAA
- a CDS encoding SRPBCC domain-containing protein, encoding MAVKVEYRIGIAAPVDHVYEVIADINNWPQWSPIHKHAEATLKFGGPFHVIEHYEGLGDWEVKGFLSDWSPMSHLHIGVPKRFWEGSLTRYFEMEELSKTGSSFAVGALFGGYFSEREGKLYRPHLRKGFEAMATALKNRVEGTISSS
- the cysS gene encoding cysteine--tRNA ligase, producing MKLTIYDTLERKKREFEPKNPERVTLYVCGPTVYNYAHIGNARPVVVFDVLYRLLRHIYGEQHVIYARNITDVDDKINKKAMDEGVDISVITNKFADIYNADMAALNALPPTYQPRATDHMPDMVAMIEKLIERQAAYVTDDGEVLFRVADYDAGSGRYGKLSGRSLDDMIAGARVEVAENKDDAADFVLWKPSKPGEPVWPGPRNPETGEVLPGRPGWHIECSAMSEAVLTLPIDIHGGGQDLIFPHHTNEIAQSCATHGHDDPAAYARYWMHNGFLDMSGEKMSKSLGNVVLVHDLTKQYPGEVIRWALLSGHYRSPLNWTPELLEQSKKNLDRLYGLWRRTVHLNALMEETASRDPMDHGFYPAEQQAEVNLWPLLDDLNTPQQLAVIFEAASALERELSSSEPRDKYMAWLRASIKQAADILGILQQDPEIWFKGGASDDLTAKVEALLVARTEARAAKNWAEADRIRDELNALKVEVMDSPTGATWKLKAGV
- the folE gene encoding GTP cyclohydrolase I FolE: MDSFDPNHGTVSENAANDLTPTPKAHPARPSRDEALAAVRTLLAWAGDDPTREGLIDTPKRVVDAYNEWFQGYTADPKKELSRTFEDVQGYNDMVMLRDIDVESHCEHHMAPFLGKAYVAYVPTDKVVGISKIARVVEIYAKRLQTQETLTKQITEALQESLNPEGIAILIDAEHQCMTTRGVHHKHVSTITTSFTGVFETNLALQERFIRLSQSR
- a CDS encoding biopolymer transporter ExbD, translating into MGAKLGGGGGSRYTVEQNSDINVTPFVDIMLVLLIIFMVSAPMATVSIKLDLPPASAPLNPLEEKKDPVFVSIQDKDTYYVGTKQVTIETLAADLAAALASPNPTDERVLVRAQPDVEYEEFMKVLNELQENGYFKIGLINEDIS
- a CDS encoding RluA family pseudouridine synthase — translated: MTPQDAQDEDIDDDLLEASAQSDGQVVDLVLTSDAAGERLDRALMAVLGEAAPDISRARLQALIAGGRLTFEGHLIPDGKHKAKAGQYSLTIPAPIAALPQPQNLPIEILYEDAHLIVVVKPSGMAAHPAPGTPDGTLVNALLHHCGDTLSGIGGVLRPGIVHRLDKDTSGVMVAAKSDAAHHGLSALFAKHDIGRAYLAIVRGTPKATKGTVTTQIGRSHHDRKKMAVLKAGGREATTHYTVQASFGGTKPAASLVRCELETGRTHQIRVHMAHLGAPCLGDPVYGSGAPAAPVQALLRELNFTRQALHATHLAFVHPITGEALSFDAPPPDDFQNLLTGLTEL